Below is a window of Cherax quadricarinatus isolate ZL_2023a chromosome 92, ASM3850222v1, whole genome shotgun sequence DNA.
TGGAACACAATTTGGAACACAATTTGCAACACAATTTGGAACACAATTTGGAACACAATTTGGAACACAATTTGGAACAGGTTTACATTTGGTTTTGGAAATGTATCGTGTGATGCATGTGGTTGATCCAGGTGctggatcaatcaggctgtgatggatgtgtgggacACCAGGCCGCCAGAATcagcagcttggttgaccagacaagcaccagacgagcctggtccaggaccaccagcaacaacaacctggttgaccagacaagcctggtccaggaccaccagcaacaacaacctggttgaccagacaagcctggtccaggaccaccagcaacaacaacctggttgaccagacaagcaccagacgagcctggtccaggaccaccagcaacaacaacctggttgaccagacaagcctggtccaggaccaccagcaacaacaacctggttgaccagacaagcctggtccaggagcaccagcaacaacaacctggtggaccagacaagcctggtccaggaccaccagcaacaacaacctggttgaccagacaagcctggtccaggaccaccagcaacaacaacctggtggaccagacaagcaccggacaagcctggtccaggaccaccagcaacaacaacctggtggaccagacaagcaccggacaagcctggtccaggaccaccagcaacaacaacctggtggaccagacaagcaccggacaagcctggtccaggaccaccagcaacaacaacctggttgaccagacaagcaccagacaagcctggtccaggaccaccagtaacaacaacctggtggaccagacaagcaccggacaagcctggtccaggaccacaagcaacaacaacctggttgaccagacaagcaccggacaagcctggtccaggaccaccagcaacaacaacctggttgaccagacaagcaccagacaagcctggtccaggaccaccagtaacaacaacctgGTGGATCAGACAAGCAccggacaagcctggtccaggaccaccagcaacaacaacctggtggaccagacaagcaccggaaaagcctggtccaggaccaccagcaacaacaacctggtggaccagacaagcaccggacaagcctggtccaggaccaccagtaacaacaacctggtggaccagacaagcaccggaaaagcctggtccaggaccaccagcaacaacaacctggtggaccagacaagcaccggacaagcctggtccaggaccaccagtaacaacaacctggtggaccagacaagcaccggacaagcctggtccaggaccaccagtaacaacaacctggtggaccagacaagcaccggacaagcctggtccaggaccaccagtaacaacaacctggtggaccagacaagcaccggacaagcctggtccaggaccaccagtaacaacaacctgGTGGACCAGACAAGCACCGGACAAGCCTGGTCTAGGATTATCTGTGATGATTGAAAAACTCGTGAAACAGCTTAAATAAGTCACACAACGCTGACTGTGACTGCCACACCTTCAGTGGTTCTTCTGATACTTGCCATTAATGTAATTATACCTGACCTTAAAATTACATTAGtcatataaaattattttttggcACATTTGCTTATACAACGCTATATAGCACAAACTTACACTAACAGAGAAGAGAGATGGAGTCAGAATTTATAGACCAACTCGCAACGACAGAAtaagtggtagtattagtattagtgttagtagtagtattagtagtagtagtagtagtagtagcagtagtagtagtaaggcaggtagtgaaagtagtagtagtagtagtagcagtagtagtagcagcagtagtagtagtagtagattagtattagtattagtattagtagtagtagtagtagtagtagtagtagtagtagtagcagtagtagtagtagtaaggcaggtagtgaaagtagtagtagtagtataacagCCCGAGTCATGATGCTGGCAGCAATCACGTCATGAGGAGGATGCCGGCTGAGCGTCATTTCCACCTACTGACACAGTCAGCCTCTCTTCAAAATAGCACTTGTAGACTTAATACTTCAGATTTTTCTGGCAGATAAAGCGGTGTTTACTCGTACAGGGAGCCTCCCAGTACCTGATCCAAAAATGCATAACGTAGAATGTATAAGAATATATCTAAATCTTTAAAATAAACTCTAAACAGATTTTGTCTAATTGCTTCTGCATTCGTAAATATCTTTCAGATATAAAATAAATTAAGAATCTTTTATGACATAATGCTGACAACAAGTCTTTACCGTAATAAAGAGAATAAACCCGTAAGTCTTCCCTTTTCCCCATGGACGTAGTATACGTTACTCACTTTTCTGTATTGGAACAGAGGTAAGCACATAGGTCAGAAGAGGTCTCGGGTATCATGCCCCACCACATACGTTCCATGGGCATTCCTGATGGTGTCCAAGCCCAGCGTTCAGATTTCTTCCTTCCTGATATCCAGTACTGTATAGGAGCTGCCCCAAAATAACGTATTAAAATTGTGGAAAAAATCTCTGGAAAAAATCTCTGGAAAAAATCTCTGGAAAAAATCTCTGGAAAAAATCTCTGGAAAAATCAAACACAGATGCAGTATAACGCGAtcttttattgacaatgtttcgcccatatAGTGAATTTTATCAAGTCATAGCGAAGAGtacatgtactctttacccaggtacatctgtttgtgacttgatgaagaccactgtgggcgaaacgtagtcgataaaagttctcattatactgcatgtgtttatTTCGTCCGTTGTGTCGTTATTTTACATCTATTAAATAATCTATCGCAAAATAACACTCAAACAACATTTttatattagaggaaacgtttcgccacgagtggaaaaacgtttcgcctaaaaaaaacatttttgaaaTCTAGTCTAAAATCCGACAACAgaacaaatttcaaaaaaatttcaaaaaaatttcaaaaaaatttcaaaaaacattgaaaagtttattttttatatacagccagtgacttcatcagtccaatacagagaatggtGGAGAAGAGAAGGTTGAGTTAATCAGTCCCGGAGTCGATATAATCATTCCATCTGATCTTatcgagattgatggactgattaccaggctgagggactgactacctcaacctCATTCTGAtattcactattcttctttgtatctGACTGACGAAACCACTGTGGGGCGGAATGttcccacaataaagattcccaagtgttacacgtgtgtctaatctatcaacttgtcgattctcCGAATTATTTATGTACATAACTGCATCTCGAGATAAAAAATTAACTAACTGGTTGAGTTAATGTGCTTCAGAAGACCGTAATATTGTTCCATGGTGACGACAGAGGCGAGTTCAGCCTTTTCGTTTTGGCACATTTTCCTGGCATCTTCCCAGTTCTCCTCGTTATAGATAAATGAGTAGCATTTCCGAGCAATCTCAGTGAATTTGGAGCCACAATCTGTCACAACATAAAGAGATTAGAAACACAGTTGGGGTATTACTGCGAGACGGAAAGTACTCGTAATAGAAGCTAAAAGGGATTAAGAACATAcgacacaaataacccacacgcaGGAGAGAGGAGTTTTCGAAGACGTtctggtctgacttggaccatttacaaagtcacactaacagaaaggagaggagtCAGTATATATGGGCCAGCTGGCAGGAACGAGACAAGAGTGGCgagagtagtagtactagtagtagtagagataaggtaggtagtggaagtagtagtagtggcagtgtaaaGTAGGGATGagaacagagagagggagagaaaaagaaTGCAAAGACAGCAGGAGAGGAAGTAGTGATGGGGTCAGCCAAAGGCCAAGAAAGAGGAGCTCTGCACGAGAGATAAGGGTCTACAAGGGGTAAGACCAAAAACACAGGTAGACGGGGGAGAAAGGAAACCCAAAGCAAGAAAAAGGAAAATAGGAAAGGATCagaggtagaaggaggaggagaacaaCAGAattaggttaagtcacgggtgttctgaggtttggagtattttacaatgtagtgggagaggaaggcatctacagagacgaagccagggctaaggttcatacaaggaaagttgtgtattagggaggattcaactagacagcgactgttaaagttggaagtagggaagacagttttagcagaagaccagtctacaggatggctatgatctctgacgtgacagaacagagcattgttagtgtcggcaagcctaacactatttttgtgctccctaagtctgtcagaaagagatcgaccagtttctccaaagtattgaagaggacaggaggagcaagaaatagagtagacaccaggaacatctgtagagggaggagaggtatgaacgagattagtgcgaagagtgttagtcttgcggaaagtaagtttgatgtctaagggacggagagaattgttgagattagaaagaccggaaatgtagggaaggcagaggacagaagagttcccaggagtagagagtttgggagagaagaaattacgtttagcacgtgagaaggcagagtctatgaaatgggaagggtagccaagacgggaaaacgaattatgaagagtggaaatttccgatTCAAAGAAATGAGAGTCAGAAATGCAGAGAACACTTCTCTactttctcacgtgctaaactgattttcttctctcccaaaggCTGGGTTTGGTTAGTACCTGATGTGTTGAAGGTATTCTTGGGTGAGTTTGGGAAAAGGCTGGACAAACAGGTGTATGGGAAGGAGTGGTTTTGAAaaagacctgccttgtatgggccagtaggcctactgcggtgttcctccattcttatcttCTTATGAAAAGAGAGTCATAGAGGAACTTCTACACAGATGGATAAAAACTGACATAATTAAAAAGAGACTATGCCACATAGAGTAACatacataagaacttaagaataaagaacactacagcagacctactggcccatactaggcacgtccttctcaaatccaaactCATTAAACAAAAATATACAATGTACAACAGAATAACACAATCACAAGACAAATCTCGTTTAATAATCAGATATTTTAAACAGAATTTCGTCCATTTTACGAAATCTTACAAAATTTATCTTCGACTGAAATATTTCAATATACGAAAAATATTACGAAATGGCCAGTGGCAAAAAATACCTGAAGAACTGTTAATTCTCCCGCCACAGCAGACAACCACAGCCACCAGCAGCACAGCAAGAACCTTCATCTTGGTCCTCTGGTTGACAACTGACACAGTGGCGAGGACAACACTGGTTTATATAGAGTGAGATGGGTTGCCTAACCTCGCCTGTTCTAACATCCACGTCACGGGATGTATACATAcccagagatgtatatctctcggtgtatatacaccgagaagtgtatgtctctaaaTTTAAATACATTGAGAGATTACTTTACCATTATTTTAgggtgttgcctgggtgttgcctgggtgttgtctgggtgttgcttgggtgttgtctgggtgttgtctgggtgttgtctgggtgtgtcctgggtgtggcctgggtgttgcctgggtgttgcctgggtgcTGCCTGGGTGTTGTCTGGGTGTTGtctgggtgttgcctgggtgtgtcctgggtgttgccagggtgttacctgggtgttgcctgggtgttgcctgggtgttgcctgggtgttgcctgggtgttgcctgggtgttgcctgggtgtgTATTGGGTGTTGCCAGGGTGTTGCCAGGGTGTTGCCAGGGTGTTGCCtggtgttgcctgggtgttgccagggtgttgcctgggtgttgtCTGGAtgttgcctgggtgttgcctgggtgtgtcctgggtgtgtcctgggtgttgcctgggtgtgTATTGGGTGTTGCCAGGGTGTTGCCtggtgttgcctgggtgttgccAGGGTACTGTCAgggtgttgcctgggtgttgtctgggtgtgtcctgggtgttgccagggtgttgcctggtgttgcctgggtgttgccAGGGTACTGTCAgggtgttgcctgggtgttgtctgggtgtgtcctgggtgttgccagggtgttgcctgggtgtttccagggtgttgcctggtgttgcctgggtgttgccagggtgttgcctgggtgttgcatgttgttgcctgggtgttgcctgggtgttgcctgggtgttgccAGGGTGTTGCCAGGGTGTTTCCTGGGTGTTGtctgggtgttgcctgggtgttgccAGGGTGTTGCGAGGGTGTTTCCTGGGTGTTGtctgggtgttgcctgggtgttgcctgggtgttgcctgggtgtttccagggtgttgcctggtgttgcctgggtgttgccagggtgttgcctgggtgttgcatgttgttgcctgggtgttgcctgggtgttgcctgggtgttgccAGTGTATTGTTTGGATGTTGCCTGCgtgttgcctgggtgttgccAGGGTGTTGCCAGGGTGTTTCCTGGTTGTTGtctgggtgttgcctgggtgttgccAGGGTGTTGCGAGGGTGTTTCCTGGGTGTTGtctgggtgttgcctgggtgttgcctgggtgttgcctgggtgttgccAGGGTGTTGCCAGGGTGTTGCCTGGGTGTTTCCTGGGTGtctgggtgttgcctgggtgttgcctgggtgttgcctgggtgttgcctgggtgttgccAGGGTGTTGCCAGGGTGTTGCCTGGGCGTTGCCTGTGTGTTGCCTGGATGTTgcctgtgtgttgcctgtgtattgactgtgtgttgtctgggtgttgcTTGGGTGCTGCCTGTGTGTTGCCAGGGTGTTGCCAgggtgttgcctgggtgttgtctgggtgttgcctgggtgttTCCTGGGTGTTGCTGGGCGTTGCCTGCGTGTTGCCTGGGTGTTGtctgggtgttgcctgggtgcTGCCTGTGTGTTGCCAGGGTGTTGCCAGGGTGTTGCCAgggtgttgcctgggtgttgtctgggtgttgcctgggtgttTCCTGGGTGTTGCTGGGCGTTGCATGCGTGTTGCCTGGGTGTTGtctgggtgttgcctgggtgcTGCCTGTGTGTTGCCAGGGTGTTGCCAgggtgttgcctgggtgttgtctgggtgtttcctgggtgttgcctgggtgttgcctgggtgttgccAGGGTGTTGACTGGGCGTTGCCTGtgtgttgcctgggtgttgcctgggtgttgccagggtgttgcctgggtgttgtctgggtgttgcctgggtgttgcctgggtgttgccAGGGTGTTGACTGGGCGTTGCCTGTGTGTTGCCTGTGCATTgactgtgtgttgtctgggtgttgcTTGGGTGCTGCCTGGTGTTGCCTGGGTGTTTCCTGGGTGTTGTCTGGGTATTGCCTGGGTGTTGCCAGGGTGTTGCCAGGGTGTTGCCTGGGTGCTGCCAGGGTGATGCCAGGGTGCTGCCAGGGTGCTGCCAGGGTGCTGCCAGGGTGCTGCCAGGGTGCTGCCAGGGTGCTGCCAGGATGTTGCCAGGGTGCTGCCAGGATGCTGCTAGGGTGCTGCCAGGGTGCTGCCAGGGTGCTGCCAGGGTGCTGCCAGGGTGCTGCCAGGGTGCTGCCAGGATGCTGCCAGGGTGCTACCAGGGTGCTGCCAGGGTGCTGTCAGGGTGCTGCCAGGATGCTACCAGGGTGGTGCCAGGGTGGTGCCAGGGTGCTGCCAGGGTGCTGCCAGGGTGCTGCCAGGGTGCTGCCAGGGTGCTGCCAGGGTGCTGCCAGGGTGCTGCCAGGGTGCTACCAGGGTGCTGCCAGGGTGCTGCAAGGGTGCTGCCAGGGTGCTGCCAGGGTGCTGCCAGGGTGCTGCCAGGGTGCTGCCAGGGTGCTGCCAGGATGCTGCCAGGGTGCTGCCAGGGTGCTGTCAGGGTGCTGCCAGGGTGCTGACAGGGTGCTGCCAGGGTGCTGCCAGGGTGCTGCCAGGGTGCTACCAGGGTGCTGCCAGGATGCTGCCAGGATGCTGCCAGGGTGCTGCCAGGGTGCTGCCAGGGTGCTGCCAGGGTGCTGCCAGGGTGCTGCCAGGATGCTACCAGGGTGCTGCCAGGGTGCTGCCAGGGTGCTGCCAGGGTGCTGACAGGGTGCTGCCAGGGTGCTGCCAGGGTGCTGCCAGGGTGCTACCAGGGTGC
It encodes the following:
- the LOC138855388 gene encoding elastin-like; this encodes MTCGSHSQRCVTYLSCFTSFSIITDNPRPGLSGACLVHQVVVTGGPGPGLSGACLVHQVVVTGGPGPGLSGACLVHQVVVTGGPGPGLSGACLVHQVVVTGGPGPGLSGACLVHQVVVAGGPGPGFSGACLVHQVVVTGGPGPGLSGACLVHQVVVAGGPGPGFSGACLVHQVVVAGGPGPGLSGACLIHQVVVTGGPGPGLSGACLVNQVVVAGGPGPGLSGACLVNQVVVACGPGPGLSGACLVHQVVVTGGPGPGLSGACLVNQVVVAGGPGPGLSGACLVHQVVVAGGPGPGLSGACLVHQVVVAGGPGPGLSGACLVHQVVVAGGPGPGSSGACLVNQVVVAGGPGPGLSGQPGCCCWWSWTRLVWSTRLLLLVVLDQARLVLVWSTKLLILAAWCPTHPSQPD
- the LOC128698351 gene encoding C-type lectin domain family 2 member D3, with amino-acid sequence MKVLAVLLVAVVVCCGGRINSSSDCGSKFTEIARKCYSFIYNEENWEDARKMCQNEKAELASVVTMEQYYGLLKHINSTTPIQYWISGRKKSERWAWTPSGMPMERMWWGMIPETSSDLCAYLCSNTEKYWEAPCTSKHRFICQKNLKY